A window from Exiguobacterium marinum DSM 16307 encodes these proteins:
- a CDS encoding Gfo/Idh/MocA family protein: MKIGIIGTGGIATSAHIPNYVKAGVDVVAVMNRTRANGDRVARQFGIPNVYETVEEMLSCEQLDAVSICTPNALHKDQVILALEAGCHVLCEKPPGISENDAVEMLEAAKRAGKTLHYGFHYRNRADTILLKRMIDAGEFGDIYAVTALALRRRGIPGWGVFTNKELQGGGALLDVGVHMLDLALYLMGYPKPSEVVGHVGQYLGNRPGVGLLGEWDASSLSVEDTARAMVTFETGASLLLDVSYMANIEEKDTMRVECRGTKAGASLFPLTLHTEKYGALFDEQPAYLTEHDPYERQIQLFLEACRQEPNYRQAEEAVILHRIIDRIYQ, from the coding sequence ATGAAGATTGGCATCATCGGAACGGGCGGGATTGCCACAAGCGCCCACATTCCGAATTATGTCAAAGCAGGGGTTGATGTGGTAGCCGTCATGAATCGAACACGAGCCAACGGGGACCGTGTCGCGCGGCAATTTGGCATCCCGAACGTCTATGAGACGGTCGAAGAGATGCTTTCGTGCGAACAGCTCGATGCCGTCAGCATTTGTACACCGAACGCCTTGCATAAAGACCAAGTGATTCTAGCTCTTGAAGCAGGGTGTCACGTCCTTTGTGAGAAGCCGCCAGGGATATCGGAGAACGACGCAGTTGAGATGTTAGAAGCGGCAAAACGAGCCGGTAAAACGCTTCATTATGGATTTCACTACCGAAACCGTGCCGACACCATTCTATTAAAACGGATGATCGATGCGGGAGAGTTCGGAGATATTTATGCGGTGACGGCGCTCGCGCTTCGACGACGCGGGATTCCGGGTTGGGGTGTGTTTACAAACAAGGAACTACAAGGCGGGGGAGCACTGCTCGATGTCGGTGTCCATATGTTAGACCTTGCGCTTTACTTGATGGGCTATCCGAAGCCGAGTGAAGTCGTTGGGCACGTCGGGCAATATTTAGGAAATCGTCCGGGTGTCGGCTTGTTAGGAGAATGGGACGCAAGCTCGCTCTCAGTCGAAGATACGGCGAGGGCGATGGTCACGTTCGAAACAGGGGCATCCTTGCTGCTTGACGTCAGCTACATGGCCAATATCGAGGAGAAGGATACGATGCGTGTGGAATGTCGCGGAACGAAAGCTGGGGCCAGCTTATTTCCACTCACCCTTCATACCGAAAAATATGGAGCACTGTTTGATGAGCAACCTGCTTATTTGACTGAACACGATCCGTACGAACGGCAAATCCAGCTCTTCCTTGAAGCCTGTCGACAGGAGCCGAATTATCGTCAAGCGGAGGAAGCGGTCATCCTGCATCGGATCATCGACCGCATCTATCAGTAA
- a CDS encoding lysine N(6)-hydroxylase/L-ornithine N(5)-oxygenase family protein, with protein MERYDYIAVGCGPYNLGLMALAEKTPLQGICFEQRTEMMWHEGMLIEGMTMQTHYLQDLVTLADPTNPASFLNYLSDTGRLQTFITQEQDKIPRTEYNRYLRWVVNQLSTIRFDHYVSDVQAEEDGFVVTVESDGQSIQVHTRHLVLGTGAAPFVPDGFEQVIHTSDYLTYRDVLRDRYRVAVVGSGQSAAEVFLDLLRDATDEQRVDWITRSDHFESLEAGKLGDEIFSVDYVDYFHGLPYDARQELLGSFERFRHGVNPETMTSIYETLYHRTAEGEEKLADMMTQVEVESISYDWLTHRLKGTRRYTGEVIEKEYDLVVVATGYRPVMPSWIERFPIVWEAEGEWAVRETYEVVMSESLKGKLFTHTNIEHSHGPAATNLGMAVYRNAMMLNEMAGETVYPIRHQKPFTTF; from the coding sequence ATGGAACGTTACGATTACATAGCGGTTGGGTGTGGTCCGTATAATCTTGGTCTCATGGCTCTTGCAGAAAAGACACCACTACAAGGAATCTGTTTTGAGCAGCGGACGGAAATGATGTGGCATGAGGGTATGTTGATTGAAGGGATGACGATGCAGACACATTATTTACAAGATCTCGTCACGCTCGCGGATCCGACCAACCCAGCCAGTTTTCTGAACTATTTGAGTGATACAGGTCGTCTCCAAACATTTATCACGCAAGAACAAGATAAGATTCCTCGAACGGAGTACAATCGTTACTTGCGCTGGGTTGTAAATCAACTGTCGACGATTCGCTTCGACCATTATGTATCTGACGTTCAAGCGGAAGAAGATGGGTTCGTCGTGACAGTCGAATCAGATGGTCAATCAATACAAGTTCATACAAGACATCTCGTCCTAGGAACGGGTGCAGCACCATTCGTGCCAGATGGATTTGAACAAGTCATTCATACGAGCGATTATTTGACCTATCGGGACGTCCTCAGAGACCGATATCGTGTCGCGGTCGTTGGGAGTGGGCAGAGTGCGGCGGAAGTCTTCCTAGACTTGTTGCGTGACGCGACGGACGAGCAACGGGTCGACTGGATCACACGCTCCGATCACTTTGAGTCACTAGAGGCAGGAAAGCTAGGAGACGAAATCTTTAGTGTGGATTATGTCGATTATTTTCATGGGCTGCCATATGACGCTCGTCAAGAACTACTCGGGTCATTCGAACGTTTCCGTCATGGCGTCAACCCTGAGACGATGACCTCGATTTATGAGACCTTGTATCACCGAACGGCAGAAGGGGAAGAGAAGCTAGCTGACATGATGACACAGGTCGAAGTGGAATCGATCTCTTATGATTGGTTAACACATCGTTTGAAAGGGACGCGACGATATACGGGAGAAGTGATTGAAAAAGAGTACGATCTCGTTGTCGTGGCGACAGGGTATCGACCGGTCATGCCGAGCTGGATTGAGCGATTCCCGATTGTGTGGGAAGCAGAGGGAGAATGGGCTGTCCGGGAAACGTATGAGGTGGTCATGAGCGAGTCGTTAAAGGGAAAATTGTTCACGCATACGAATATAGAACATTCGCATGGTCCGGCCGCGACGAATCTCGGGATGGCCGTCTATCGAAATGCAATGATGTTGAACGAAATGGCAGGGGAAACCGTCTATCCAATCCGTCATCAGAAGCCTTTTACGACGTTTTGA
- a CDS encoding glucose-6-phosphate isomerase, which yields MSTVRFDYSNALSFVGKHEIDQMQETVKTLHSVIHERSGAGNDFLGWVDLPTEYDQDEFARIKAAAERIRENSDVLVVVGIGGSYLGARAAIEMLQHSFFNVLSKEERKAPQVFYAGHNISSTYMRELLQVLEGKDVSVNVISKSGTTTEPAIAFRVLKQFMEEKYGQDGARERIYATTDRARGALKTLADAEGYESFVIPDDVGGRFSVLTPVGLLPIAAAGIDIDALMEGARDAQNAYSSPELAENEAYQYAVVRNALYAKGKSIEMLVNYEPALHYVSEWWKQLYGESEGKDNKGIFPAAVDFSTDLHSMGQYIQEGRRDLFETVIRVKEVRHSMNVPEDAQDLDGLNFLAGETIQFVNDKATEGTLLAHTDGDVPNLVVELPEMTPYHLGYLFYFFEKACAMSGYILGVNPFNQPGVEAYKANMFALLGKPGYEEQKAELEKRLNQ from the coding sequence ATGTCAACTGTACGTTTCGATTATTCAAACGCGCTCTCATTCGTAGGGAAGCACGAAATCGACCAAATGCAAGAAACGGTAAAAACCCTTCACTCTGTGATTCACGAGCGAAGCGGAGCCGGAAATGATTTTCTTGGGTGGGTCGATCTTCCGACCGAATACGATCAAGATGAGTTCGCACGAATCAAAGCTGCGGCGGAACGAATTCGCGAGAATTCAGACGTTCTCGTCGTCGTCGGAATCGGAGGATCTTACCTCGGTGCCCGTGCAGCGATCGAAATGCTTCAACATTCGTTCTTCAACGTATTATCAAAAGAAGAGCGCAAGGCTCCACAAGTATTCTATGCGGGCCACAATATCTCATCGACGTATATGAGAGAATTGCTTCAAGTGCTCGAAGGAAAAGACGTCTCGGTTAACGTCATCTCGAAATCAGGGACGACGACAGAACCTGCGATTGCTTTCCGTGTCCTTAAACAGTTCATGGAAGAAAAGTACGGACAAGACGGGGCGCGTGAGCGCATCTACGCAACGACAGATCGGGCTCGCGGTGCACTCAAGACCCTCGCGGACGCGGAAGGATACGAATCGTTCGTTATTCCGGATGATGTCGGTGGACGCTTCTCTGTCCTCACACCAGTCGGTCTTCTTCCGATTGCCGCTGCCGGAATCGATATCGATGCCTTGATGGAAGGGGCACGTGACGCACAGAACGCTTACAGCTCTCCTGAATTGGCAGAGAATGAAGCATATCAATATGCGGTTGTACGAAACGCCCTTTACGCAAAAGGAAAGTCGATTGAGATGCTCGTCAACTACGAACCGGCTCTTCACTACGTGTCAGAGTGGTGGAAGCAGCTTTACGGTGAATCAGAGGGGAAAGACAATAAAGGTATTTTCCCTGCGGCTGTCGATTTCTCGACGGATCTTCACTCGATGGGGCAATACATCCAAGAAGGTCGTCGCGACTTGTTCGAGACAGTCATCCGTGTGAAAGAAGTTCGTCATTCGATGAACGTTCCAGAAGACGCACAGGACTTGGATGGCTTGAACTTCCTTGCCGGTGAAACGATTCAATTTGTGAATGACAAGGCGACAGAAGGAACACTTCTCGCACACACAGACGGCGATGTACCGAACTTAGTCGTCGAATTGCCGGAGATGACCCCGTATCACCTTGGTTACTTGTTCTATTTCTTTGAGAAAGCATGCGCGATGAGCGGTTACATCCTCGGAGTGAACCCGTTCAACCAGCCAGGCGTCGAAGCGTACAAAGCAAACATGTTCGCTTTGCTCGGTAAACCGGGATATGAAGAACAAAAAGCAGAACTCGAAAAACGCTTGAATCAATAA
- the yugI gene encoding S1 domain-containing post-transcriptional regulator GSP13, producing MAKYEKDQVLKGKVTGIQPFGAFVALDDETQGLVHISEISHDYVKDVNDYVQVGQEVEVKILEVDEASKKIKLSMKATQEAPKREKSAKTARRAPRRNEASSNFKQEEAPGFTVLKDKLEDWIKNTNFKK from the coding sequence ATGGCAAAATACGAAAAAGATCAAGTTTTAAAAGGTAAAGTAACAGGAATTCAACCATTCGGTGCTTTCGTAGCACTTGACGACGAGACTCAAGGTCTTGTCCACATTTCAGAAATCTCACACGACTACGTAAAAGACGTAAACGATTACGTTCAAGTTGGTCAAGAAGTTGAAGTGAAAATCCTTGAAGTGGATGAAGCTTCTAAAAAAATCAAGCTTTCAATGAAAGCGACTCAAGAAGCTCCAAAACGTGAGAAGTCTGCGAAGACAGCTCGTCGTGCGCCACGTCGCAACGAAGCATCTTCTAACTTCAAGCAAGAAGAAGCTCCAGGATTCACAGTCCTCAAAGATAAACTTGAAGACTGGATCAAAAACACGAACTTCAAGAAGTAA
- a CDS encoding iron-containing alcohol dehydrogenase, with product MHNFEYKNPTKLIFGTHQVEKLAGELEALDAKKVMLVYGGGSIKKNGTYDEVVAELEKAGISYVDFSGVEPNPRIETVRRAVKFAREENVDALLAVGGGSVIDCTKLISAAIPYEGDAWDIVLREHIPTEAVPFGTVLTLAATGSEMNSGSVITNWETQEKFGWGHPLVFPTFSILDPRYTVSVPKDQTIYGIVDMMSHCFEQYFHPNHAPVQERMTEGVLKAVVESAPKLVNDLENVDLRAIILFSGTMALNGVLQMGAAGDWASHNIEHAVSAVHDIPHAGGLAILFPRWMEHVLDEDNAARFARLGVEVFDVEPGEHDLETGKRTIQAVRAFFDQLGAPNSLRDYEIDESTFEAILDSAMKRGAFGRFRTLEREDVSKILELSK from the coding sequence ATGCACAACTTTGAATACAAAAACCCGACAAAACTAATTTTTGGGACACATCAGGTCGAAAAATTAGCTGGAGAACTCGAAGCGCTCGACGCGAAGAAAGTGATGCTCGTCTATGGTGGCGGAAGCATCAAAAAGAACGGGACGTACGATGAAGTCGTGGCCGAACTTGAAAAAGCCGGTATCTCATACGTAGACTTCTCAGGTGTTGAACCGAACCCTCGTATCGAGACGGTACGTCGTGCTGTGAAATTTGCCCGCGAAGAGAACGTAGATGCCTTACTCGCAGTCGGCGGAGGTTCCGTCATCGACTGTACGAAACTGATCTCAGCGGCAATCCCTTATGAAGGAGACGCGTGGGACATTGTCCTCCGTGAGCATATCCCGACAGAGGCGGTGCCATTCGGGACGGTCCTCACACTCGCAGCGACAGGGTCAGAGATGAACTCTGGGTCGGTCATCACGAACTGGGAGACACAAGAGAAGTTCGGTTGGGGCCATCCGCTCGTATTCCCGACGTTCTCCATCCTTGATCCACGTTACACGGTGTCGGTTCCGAAAGACCAGACGATTTACGGCATCGTCGACATGATGAGCCATTGCTTCGAACAATATTTCCACCCGAACCATGCGCCGGTACAGGAACGCATGACAGAAGGTGTTTTGAAAGCGGTCGTGGAGTCGGCTCCGAAACTCGTGAACGATTTAGAGAACGTCGACCTTCGTGCCATCATCTTGTTCTCGGGTACGATGGCATTGAACGGTGTGCTTCAGATGGGTGCTGCGGGAGACTGGGCGTCTCATAACATCGAACATGCGGTATCTGCTGTTCACGACATCCCGCACGCAGGCGGTCTCGCCATCCTCTTCCCACGATGGATGGAACACGTATTGGATGAAGACAACGCAGCACGTTTTGCACGACTTGGTGTCGAAGTGTTCGATGTCGAGCCGGGTGAACATGACTTGGAGACAGGGAAACGGACAATCCAAGCTGTTCGTGCATTCTTCGACCAACTCGGTGCGCCAAACTCGCTTCGTGACTACGAAATTGATGAGTCGACATTCGAGGCGATTCTCGATTCGGCAATGAAGCGTGGTGCATTCGGTCGTTTCCGTACACTTGAACGGGAAGATGTCTCAAAAATCTTAGAACTTAGTAAATAA